The Geobacillus stearothermophilus ATCC 12980 genome contains a region encoding:
- a CDS encoding glycosyltransferase family 2 protein, translating to MSEPVVAIVVPCYNEEEVLPETIRRLQALRGELVEEKMISPKSALLFVDDGSHDDTWKIIYKASLCHPEVKGLKLARNAGHQNALLAGLFAAKTHADCLISIDADLQDDLSAIREFVQKFREGYDIVCGVRRRRDTDTWFKRHTAQGFYRLMKMFGVDLVYNHADYRLMSRRAVEALEQFGEVNLFLRGIVPLLGFRSAVVYYDRKERLAGKTKYPLKKMIAFALDGVTSFSVTPIRFISLIGFLSFVVSLIFGAYFLFLKWAGHTETGWTSLITSIWLLGGMQLIALGLIGEYVGKIYKETKRRPRYIVDLDLWNWPLPQRLSPSASSEEAEAEKRLRP from the coding sequence ATGTCCGAACCGGTAGTAGCCATCGTCGTGCCGTGTTACAACGAAGAAGAGGTGCTCCCAGAGACGATCCGCCGCTTGCAGGCGCTGCGCGGCGAACTTGTTGAGGAAAAAATGATTTCGCCCAAAAGTGCGCTCTTGTTCGTGGATGACGGAAGCCATGACGATACATGGAAAATCATTTACAAGGCGAGCTTGTGCCATCCGGAAGTGAAAGGGCTGAAACTGGCGCGCAACGCTGGGCATCAAAACGCGTTGCTGGCCGGTCTGTTTGCGGCAAAAACACACGCCGACTGCTTGATTTCGATCGATGCCGATTTGCAAGATGATTTGTCGGCCATTCGCGAATTTGTGCAAAAGTTTCGCGAAGGGTATGACATCGTTTGCGGCGTGCGCCGGCGTCGCGATACGGATACGTGGTTTAAACGCCATACCGCCCAAGGATTTTATCGGTTAATGAAGATGTTTGGCGTTGATCTCGTGTATAACCATGCCGACTACCGTCTGATGAGCCGGCGCGCGGTCGAGGCGCTCGAACAGTTCGGGGAAGTGAACTTGTTTTTGCGCGGCATCGTTCCGCTTCTAGGTTTTCGCTCGGCGGTCGTCTATTACGACCGGAAAGAACGGCTGGCCGGAAAAACAAAATACCCGTTAAAAAAAATGATCGCTTTTGCGCTCGACGGGGTCACATCGTTTAGCGTCACCCCGATTCGCTTTATTTCGCTCATCGGCTTTCTCTCGTTTGTCGTCAGCCTCATCTTCGGCGCCTATTTTCTCTTTTTAAAGTGGGCTGGACATACCGAGACGGGATGGACGTCGCTCATTACCTCGATTTGGCTGCTAGGGGGGATGCAGCTCATCGCCCTTGGGCTGATCGGGGAATACGTTGGAAAAATTTATAAGGAAACGAAACGGCGGCCGCGCTACATCGTCGATTTGGATTTATGGAACTGGCCACTGCCGCAGCGGCTGTCGCCATCGGCTTCGTCCGAGGAGGCGGAAGCGGAGAAGCGGCTGCGGCCATAA
- the thiM gene encoding hydroxyethylthiazole kinase, whose protein sequence is MADWREWAELRERVREANPLVHNMTNVVVTNFTANGLLALGASPVMAYAKEEVAEMAKLAGALVLNIGTLNAEEVEAMLIAGRAANEAGVPVVFDPVGAGATRYRTETARRIAEQVKLAAVRGNAAEIANMIGETWAIKGVDAGEGSGDAAALAKRAAAKLGTVVIITGKDDVVTDGNTTYLVHNGHPLLTKVTGTGCLLTSVIGAFAAVERDMVKAAVAALAYYGVAAERAAAEAGERSPGRFQSLFLDALAHTSADDVKRDGQVEQR, encoded by the coding sequence ATGGCCGATTGGCGTGAATGGGCGGAACTGCGCGAGCGGGTGAGAGAGGCCAATCCGCTCGTCCACAATATGACGAATGTCGTCGTGACGAATTTTACGGCGAACGGATTGCTGGCGCTTGGCGCTTCGCCGGTGATGGCGTATGCGAAAGAGGAAGTGGCAGAGATGGCGAAGCTTGCCGGCGCGCTCGTATTGAACATCGGGACGCTGAACGCTGAGGAAGTAGAGGCGATGTTGATCGCCGGCCGGGCGGCGAACGAAGCCGGTGTGCCGGTGGTGTTCGACCCGGTCGGAGCCGGGGCCACGCGCTATCGAACGGAGACAGCGCGCCGCATCGCCGAACAGGTGAAGCTTGCAGCGGTCCGCGGCAATGCGGCGGAAATCGCCAATATGATCGGCGAGACGTGGGCGATTAAAGGCGTCGACGCCGGGGAAGGAAGCGGCGATGCCGCGGCTTTGGCGAAGCGGGCGGCGGCCAAGCTTGGCACCGTTGTGATCATCACCGGAAAGGACGATGTCGTCACGGACGGAAACACGACGTATTTGGTTCACAACGGCCACCCGCTGTTGACGAAAGTGACCGGGACGGGCTGTTTGTTGACGTCGGTGATTGGGGCGTTTGCCGCTGTTGAGCGTGATATGGTGAAGGCAGCGGTGGCGGCGCTCGCCTATTATGGCGTCGCGGCGGAGCGGGCGGCTGCAGAAGCTGGGGAGCGCAGTCCGGGCCGTTTTCAGTCGTTGTTTCTAGACGCGTTGGCGCACACAAGCGCCGATGATGTGAAGCGTGACGGACAGGTCGAACAACGGTAA
- the thiD gene encoding bifunctional hydroxymethylpyrimidine kinase/phosphomethylpyrimidine kinase: MVFKALTIAGSDSGGGAGIQADLKTFQELGVFGMSAITAVTAQNTLGVQGVFPLSAEAVAAQIESVAADLGADAVKTGMLFSADIIRTVAEQVKKHGWERLVVDPVMIAKGGAPLLQEEAVAALKEELLPLALVITPNIPEAEALTGTAIRTMDDRREAARRLHRMGARYVVIKGGHDDDGEETVDLLYNGDGFSYFKSKRIDTRHTHGTGCTFAAAIAAELAKGRHPADAVATAKAFVQSAIAHPLGIGQGHGPTNHWAYRQYGE; encoded by the coding sequence ATGGTATTCAAAGCGTTGACGATTGCTGGTTCGGACAGCGGCGGCGGCGCCGGCATTCAAGCGGATCTCAAAACGTTTCAAGAGCTTGGTGTGTTTGGCATGTCAGCGATCACAGCGGTGACGGCGCAAAATACGCTCGGCGTGCAAGGCGTCTTTCCGCTGTCGGCGGAGGCGGTCGCCGCCCAGATCGAATCGGTGGCCGCTGATTTAGGCGCCGATGCGGTGAAAACCGGCATGCTTTTTAGCGCCGATATCATCCGCACCGTGGCTGAACAGGTGAAAAAACACGGCTGGGAGCGGCTTGTCGTCGATCCGGTGATGATCGCGAAAGGAGGCGCCCCGTTGCTGCAAGAAGAGGCGGTGGCGGCGCTGAAAGAAGAACTGTTGCCGCTGGCGCTTGTCATTACGCCGAACATTCCGGAAGCGGAAGCGCTGACCGGCACGGCCATCCGCACGATGGATGACCGCCGCGAAGCGGCGCGCCGTCTGCACCGGATGGGCGCCCGCTACGTCGTGATTAAAGGCGGCCATGATGACGACGGCGAGGAAACGGTCGATTTGCTGTATAATGGAGACGGATTTTCGTATTTTAAAAGCAAGCGGATCGACACGCGCCATACGCACGGGACCGGTTGTACGTTCGCTGCGGCGATTGCGGCTGAACTGGCGAAAGGGCGCCACCCCGCTGATGCTGTGGCAACGGCGAAGGCGTTTGTACAATCGGCGATTGCCCATCCGCTCGGCATCGGCCAAGGCCACGGGCCGACGAACCATTGGGCGTATCGGCAATATGGGGAGTGA
- the thiE gene encoding thiamine phosphate synthase, with translation MTRITSEEMKERLAVYFIMGTPNSEKPAEQVLEEALDGGVTLFQFREKGPGAFKGEDKAALAQRLQRLCRTYGVPFIVNDDVELAMAIDADGVHVGQDDEDARRVREKIGDKILGVSAHNVEEAMAAMAAGADYIGVGPIYPTRSKDDANEAQGPDILRRLREAGITIPIVAIGGITADNAREVMEAGADGVSVISAIASSPSPKAAASRLLEAVRAARVKR, from the coding sequence GTGACGCGCATCACAAGCGAAGAAATGAAAGAGCGGTTGGCGGTGTACTTTATTATGGGAACCCCAAACAGTGAGAAGCCGGCGGAGCAGGTGCTCGAGGAAGCGCTTGACGGCGGCGTGACGCTGTTTCAATTTCGCGAAAAAGGACCGGGCGCTTTCAAAGGGGAAGACAAAGCGGCGCTCGCCCAGAGATTGCAGCGTCTTTGCCGCACTTATGGCGTGCCGTTTATCGTCAACGATGACGTCGAGCTGGCTATGGCCATCGATGCCGACGGTGTCCACGTCGGCCAAGATGATGAAGACGCGCGGCGCGTGCGGGAGAAAATCGGTGATAAAATTTTAGGCGTTTCCGCCCACAACGTCGAAGAAGCGATGGCGGCTATGGCGGCAGGGGCTGATTACATCGGCGTCGGCCCAATTTATCCAACCCGCTCAAAGGATGATGCGAACGAAGCGCAAGGCCCCGATATTCTTCGCCGCCTCCGCGAAGCGGGGATTACGATTCCGATTGTCGCCATCGGCGGCATTACGGCTGACAATGCAAGAGAGGTGATGGAGGCCGGAGCGGACGGGGTGTCGGTCATCAGCGCCATCGCGTCATCTCCGTCGCCTAAAGCCGCCGCTTCTCGTTTATTGGAGGCGGTGCGGGCTGCCCGTGTGAAACGGTGA
- a CDS encoding acyltransferase family protein — translation MKERDYYFDNAKCALMLLVVFGHFLRPYIDGVLWVHSLYTWIFFFHMPAFIFISGYFAKKFYEHGYLQKITKKLLIPYVLFQLLYSVYYFFLYDKQSLELDLLTPHWSLWFLLSLFSWNVLLLWFGRLPKRIALPMALLLGLAGGMMEAEKWLSLSRTLTFFPFFLLGFFTPKPAIERLFAAPVRVASLFVLTGMFVLIHFGFPDLPQDWLYGSKSYDTLGVSEPAGAAGRLAIYGASLLMMFGFLSLIPSRRFSFSVLGARTFYIYILHGFILKYLHETPFTDFIMDVHGYPLLLALSVAVMLVLGSRPVVRLVRPLLEWRWPRWRQTAS, via the coding sequence GTGAAGGAGCGGGACTATTATTTTGACAACGCGAAGTGTGCGTTGATGCTCCTTGTCGTGTTTGGCCATTTTCTGCGCCCGTACATTGACGGCGTCTTATGGGTGCACAGCTTGTATACGTGGATTTTCTTTTTCCATATGCCGGCGTTCATTTTCATTTCCGGCTATTTCGCCAAAAAGTTCTATGAACACGGCTACTTGCAAAAAATTACGAAAAAGCTGCTCATTCCGTACGTTCTGTTCCAGCTGCTGTACTCGGTCTACTACTTCTTCCTGTACGACAAACAGTCGTTGGAACTTGACTTGTTGACCCCGCATTGGAGCCTATGGTTTTTGCTCAGCCTGTTCAGCTGGAACGTGCTGCTGTTATGGTTCGGCCGGCTGCCGAAGCGGATCGCGCTGCCGATGGCGCTTCTTCTCGGCTTGGCCGGCGGGATGATGGAAGCGGAAAAATGGCTGAGCTTGTCAAGAACGCTCACGTTTTTCCCGTTCTTTTTGCTCGGGTTTTTCACGCCAAAGCCGGCGATCGAGCGCCTGTTTGCCGCACCGGTGCGCGTCGCTTCGCTGTTTGTGCTGACTGGCATGTTTGTGCTTATTCATTTCGGGTTTCCAGACTTGCCGCAAGACTGGTTGTACGGCTCAAAGTCATACGATACGCTCGGCGTGTCGGAGCCGGCCGGCGCGGCGGGCCGCCTTGCCATTTATGGGGCGAGCCTGCTCATGATGTTTGGCTTTCTGTCGCTCATCCCGAGCCGGCGCTTCTCGTTTTCCGTGCTTGGGGCGCGCACGTTTTACATCTATATCTTGCACGGGTTTATTTTAAAATATTTGCACGAAACGCCGTTTACGGATTTTATTATGGATGTGCACGGCTATCCGCTTCTGCTCGCGCTGTCAGTCGCCGTTATGCTCGTTCTCGGCAGCCGGCCGGTCGTCCGGCTCGTGCGGCCGCTGCTTGAATGGCGGTGGCCGAGGTGGCGGCAGACGGCTTCATAA
- a CDS encoding H-type small acid-soluble spore protein, whose protein sequence is MELLRAKRIAETGEIVPVTYEGKRVIIQHVDEGREMARIYFADEPEREQDVPVRLLEEL, encoded by the coding sequence ATGGAGTTGCTGCGGGCGAAACGGATCGCCGAGACCGGAGAGATCGTCCCGGTGACGTATGAAGGAAAACGGGTGATCATTCAGCACGTCGATGAAGGGCGGGAAATGGCGCGCATTTATTTTGCTGATGAGCCGGAACGCGAGCAAGACGTACCGGTGCGCCTGCTTGAAGAGCTGTAG
- a CDS encoding twin-arginine translocase TatA/TatE family subunit yields the protein MNIGFGEIALIVFFALLIFGPKKLPELGQAAGKTLREFKNATKGIIDDDEATKAQK from the coding sequence ATGAACATCGGGTTTGGAGAAATTGCGCTCATCGTCTTTTTCGCATTGCTCATTTTCGGGCCGAAAAAGTTGCCGGAGTTAGGGCAAGCGGCTGGAAAAACGCTGCGTGAATTCAAAAACGCGACAAAGGGCATCATTGACGACGACGAGGCGACAAAAGCGCAAAAATAA
- a CDS encoding YitT family protein: protein MIKKMAAVIVGSLLIGVGINVFLVPHHLLDGGMIGLGLIAKYVWNVQAGLMMIVLSVPLYVAAWFYYRPFFYNSLHGLLFSSWMIDVLSVLRGVVALDPLWSAMIGGILVGAGIGLMLREETSTGGTDLLAQFIARLTNWNVGIVIFVIDACIISAGSLIIDSVPFVHSLVVVTVVGAVTTILTHEKTMGV, encoded by the coding sequence ATGATCAAAAAAATGGCGGCGGTGATCGTCGGCAGCCTGTTGATTGGCGTTGGCATCAACGTCTTTTTAGTTCCTCACCATTTGCTTGATGGGGGAATGATCGGGCTCGGATTGATCGCCAAATATGTCTGGAACGTGCAAGCCGGATTGATGATGATCGTCTTAAGCGTTCCGCTTTACGTGGCGGCTTGGTTTTACTACCGCCCGTTTTTTTACAACAGTTTGCACGGTCTTTTGTTTTCCTCTTGGATGATTGACGTATTGTCGGTGTTGCGCGGCGTGGTGGCGCTCGATCCATTGTGGAGTGCCATGATCGGCGGAATCTTGGTTGGTGCAGGCATCGGGTTGATGCTGCGTGAGGAGACAAGCACGGGCGGCACCGACTTGCTCGCCCAGTTTATCGCGCGGCTGACGAACTGGAACGTTGGGATCGTTATTTTTGTGATTGATGCGTGCATCATTTCAGCTGGAAGCTTGATCATCGACTCCGTGCCCTTTGTTCATTCGCTTGTCGTCGTCACGGTTGTCGGGGCGGTGACAACGATATTGACGCACGAAAAAACGATGGGGGTGTAA
- a CDS encoding S8 family peptidase — MKRRYRIWAATSAVVALLVAAAALGRPALEENAPAPPRLKPFDAEVAPTHPTVVALDSLSAGEQLKQQLNKHPRIREILHNRRGDRSHYFANEIVVRFRALPSESRLQQMEAAIAGQLIKQVDHVFVFRSRGQTYEEMRRYFRSLPMVDYCEPHYIYMQNEWNKPALIPNDSFYARYQWNLPAIHTEAGWTLSRGKQTVPVAIIDSGVDLTHPDLIRRLGPGYNVLADDRSPNDENGHGTHVAGIIASQPNNDEGVAGITWFNPIMAVKALNADGYGTSIDVAKGIRWAVDHGAKVINLSLGNYQPSSVLEEAIRYADAHDVVLVAASGNDSTSQPSFPAAYPEVISVGAVDPDLSYALYSNYGEYIDVVAPGTNIASTFAGHQYAALSGTSMAAPHVAALAALIRSVNPQLSNDEVRSIILESADDLGERGKDPYYGYGLINVYRALELAKP; from the coding sequence GTGAAACGCCGATACCGAATATGGGCCGCGACCAGCGCGGTTGTTGCTCTACTCGTTGCCGCAGCCGCCTTGGGGCGACCGGCTCTAGAAGAAAACGCCCCGGCTCCACCACGGCTGAAGCCGTTTGACGCCGAGGTCGCACCCACCCATCCAACCGTTGTCGCCTTAGACAGCTTAAGCGCAGGCGAACAGCTGAAACAGCAGTTGAACAAGCACCCGCGCATTCGGGAAATCCTCCATAATCGCCGCGGTGACCGAAGCCATTATTTCGCCAATGAGATCGTCGTCCGCTTTCGGGCATTGCCATCGGAAAGCCGTCTTCAACAAATGGAGGCAGCCATCGCCGGCCAGCTCATCAAGCAGGTCGACCACGTGTTTGTATTCCGTTCGCGCGGGCAAACGTACGAAGAGATGCGCCGCTATTTCCGATCCCTTCCGATGGTTGATTATTGCGAACCGCACTACATTTACATGCAAAATGAGTGGAACAAGCCGGCGCTGATCCCGAACGATTCGTTTTACGCCCGCTACCAATGGAATTTGCCGGCCATTCATACCGAAGCCGGCTGGACGTTGTCGCGCGGCAAACAAACCGTGCCTGTCGCCATCATTGACAGCGGGGTCGATTTGACCCATCCCGATTTAATCCGCCGCCTTGGTCCCGGATACAACGTATTGGCCGACGACCGCTCTCCGAATGACGAAAATGGCCATGGCACCCATGTCGCTGGCATTATCGCCTCACAGCCGAACAACGACGAAGGAGTCGCCGGCATAACATGGTTCAACCCGATCATGGCCGTCAAAGCATTAAATGCGGACGGCTATGGAACGAGCATCGACGTGGCGAAAGGCATCCGCTGGGCGGTCGACCACGGGGCAAAGGTCATCAATTTAAGCCTTGGCAACTACCAACCATCCTCGGTGCTTGAAGAGGCGATCCGCTACGCCGACGCCCATGATGTCGTCCTTGTCGCCGCCTCCGGCAATGACAGCACATCACAGCCGAGCTTTCCGGCCGCGTATCCGGAAGTGATCAGCGTCGGGGCCGTCGACCCGGATCTATCCTACGCTTTGTATTCCAATTATGGCGAGTACATCGATGTGGTGGCGCCCGGGACGAACATTGCCAGCACATTTGCCGGCCATCAGTACGCCGCTCTTTCCGGCACATCCATGGCCGCTCCCCACGTCGCGGCGCTCGCCGCCTTGATTCGTTCCGTCAACCCGCAGCTTTCGAATGATGAAGTGCGCAGCATTATTTTAGAAAGCGCTGATGACTTAGGCGAGAGAGGAAAAGATCCGTATTATGGCTACGGACTTATCAACGTCTATCGTGCCCTCGAGCTGGCGAAACCGTGA
- a CDS encoding spore coat protein, whose translation MQATMTPTGVFNDQMIAADYLIGAKSAIKACAMAIAEATTPEVRNTLKQHVNYPPPTLRLEVGASSDLCVFAER comes from the coding sequence ATGCAGGCAACGATGACGCCGACCGGCGTATTCAATGATCAAATGATCGCCGCCGACTATCTCATTGGGGCGAAAAGCGCGATCAAAGCGTGCGCAATGGCCATTGCCGAAGCAACAACCCCGGAAGTGCGCAATACGCTGAAGCAACATGTGAACTACCCACCACCTACGCTTCGCTTGGAGGTGGGGGCTTCAAGCGACTTGTGCGTGTTCGCCGAACGGTAA
- a CDS encoding histidine kinase N-terminal domain-containing protein — protein sequence MTSAAQQLVTHLETHLPDFLAYWLQHMKIADDDKYIDCVEQNGLAVFTLVKEALLQSWPGEMVERLANKIAKERAEMNTGIGALVYNVNLGRRLIINHALAAPLSVDELAPLIDHMNELFDQFLFHAVTKYNELKEKELHEKNALIARSHQDRLTLLGQMSSSFVHEFRNPLTAIIGFIQLLKFEHPHLPYLDIIDHELQQLKFRISQFLHASRKEIVESEKETFSLCQLLEEIIEFLYASIVDSDVDLSVAIDESIHIFAYKDQLRHVLVNILLNSIEALKEREKPRRINIAARCQDGSIIIEIANNGPSIPADIVETIFEPFFTTKKLGTGIGLYICKKVIEDHGGDIRCSSDEDMTTFSIRLPA from the coding sequence TTGACATCTGCCGCACAGCAGCTTGTCACCCATTTGGAAACCCATTTGCCGGACTTCCTCGCCTATTGGCTGCAGCACATGAAAATTGCCGACGATGACAAATATATCGACTGTGTCGAACAAAACGGCTTGGCGGTGTTCACCTTGGTCAAAGAGGCGCTGCTGCAGTCGTGGCCCGGCGAGATGGTTGAACGGCTGGCGAACAAAATCGCCAAAGAACGGGCGGAGATGAACACCGGCATCGGCGCCCTTGTTTACAACGTAAACTTGGGACGGCGCCTGATCATCAACCATGCGTTGGCCGCACCGCTGTCCGTCGATGAGCTCGCCCCGCTCATTGACCATATGAACGAGTTGTTTGACCAGTTTTTGTTTCATGCGGTCACCAAATACAATGAGTTAAAAGAAAAGGAGCTGCATGAGAAAAATGCGCTCATTGCCAGATCGCATCAAGACCGGCTGACGCTGCTCGGACAAATGTCATCGAGTTTTGTCCATGAGTTTCGCAATCCGCTTACGGCTATTATTGGTTTTATTCAATTATTGAAGTTTGAGCATCCGCATCTTCCTTATTTAGACATTATCGACCATGAGTTGCAGCAGCTGAAATTTCGCATTTCGCAATTTTTGCATGCCTCACGCAAAGAAATTGTTGAAAGCGAAAAGGAAACGTTTTCGCTTTGCCAGCTGTTGGAGGAAATTATCGAGTTTTTATACGCCTCGATCGTCGACAGCGATGTCGACCTTTCGGTGGCGATCGATGAATCCATACATATATTTGCCTATAAAGATCAGCTGCGCCATGTGCTGGTAAATATTTTGCTCAACTCGATCGAAGCGTTGAAAGAGAGGGAAAAACCGCGGCGGATCAACATCGCCGCCCGTTGCCAAGACGGAAGCATCATCATCGAAATCGCCAACAACGGTCCGTCCATTCCGGCCGACATTGTGGAAACGATTTTCGAGCCGTTTTTTACGACGAAAAAACTCGGAACCGGCATCGGGTTGTACATTTGCAAAAAAGTGATTGAAGACCATGGCGGAGATATCCGCTGTTCATCCGATGAAGACATGACGACGTTTTCCATCCGCCTGCCCGCATAA
- the cysK gene encoding cysteine synthase A produces MKLYDSILDLIGGTPIVKLNRLPDREGADVYIKLESFNPGGSVKDRPAWEMIRRAEAEGKITPGKSTIIEPTSGNTGIGLAMVCAARGYRCIITMPDNATVERVKILKAYGAEVYLTPAEKRMQGAIDEANRLAGEIPDSFIPMQFENSANPDAHRHTTAVEIYEAFDGRLDAFVLTAGTGGTVTGTGEELKKRIPNLRIYVVEPYGSPVLSGGKPGPHKIPGTGPGFIPKILNRSIYDDIFLIKDEDAQQMARQLAAKEGILVGASAAASAYYAIKVAKQLPKGARVLCMAPDSGERYLSSDLFAD; encoded by the coding sequence GTGAAATTGTATGACTCGATTTTAGATTTGATCGGTGGTACGCCGATCGTGAAGCTCAACCGTCTCCCGGATCGGGAGGGAGCGGACGTATATATAAAACTCGAATCGTTCAACCCAGGCGGCAGCGTCAAAGATCGGCCGGCTTGGGAAATGATCCGCCGGGCAGAGGCGGAAGGGAAAATTACGCCTGGAAAAAGCACGATCATCGAACCGACGTCCGGCAACACCGGCATCGGGTTGGCCATGGTGTGCGCCGCCCGCGGGTATCGCTGCATCATCACGATGCCCGACAATGCGACGGTGGAGCGGGTGAAAATTTTAAAGGCGTACGGAGCCGAAGTTTATTTGACGCCGGCGGAGAAGCGGATGCAAGGGGCAATTGATGAAGCGAACCGGCTGGCTGGCGAAATCCCTGACAGCTTCATTCCGATGCAGTTTGAAAATTCGGCCAATCCGGATGCGCATCGCCATACAACGGCGGTGGAAATTTACGAGGCGTTTGATGGGCGGCTCGATGCGTTCGTGCTCACCGCCGGCACCGGCGGGACGGTGACGGGAACAGGGGAGGAACTGAAAAAGCGCATTCCAAATTTGCGCATTTACGTCGTTGAACCGTACGGTTCGCCGGTGTTGTCGGGCGGGAAGCCGGGGCCGCACAAAATTCCCGGCACGGGTCCGGGGTTTATCCCGAAAATTTTAAACCGCTCGATTTACGATGACATTTTTTTGATCAAAGATGAGGATGCCCAGCAAATGGCGCGCCAACTGGCGGCCAAGGAAGGCATTTTGGTCGGCGCCTCAGCGGCGGCGAGCGCTTATTACGCCATCAAAGTGGCAAAACAGCTCCCGAAAGGCGCACGCGTCCTTTGCATGGCGCCCGATTCCGGCGAGCGGTATTTGTCATCCGATTTATTCGCCGATTAA
- a CDS encoding Bax inhibitor-1/YccA family protein, whose product MNHSTVYRPHSPVAKLAVSFLAALAVATAGLYAGQWVPAGMYLPLYGLELILLLVMIFARSKKAVGYPLMFAFMFVSGATLYPLIGYYLSVIGAAAVFKAFALAVVSFSGVAIYAARTKEDFSFLGGFLMLGAFALLGLLIIQWFIPFSSVGQMGIAALGILIFLGFTIYDINRLARYGFTEADIPMIVVNIYLDFINLFVYILRFFASDED is encoded by the coding sequence ATGAACCATTCGACCGTTTATCGTCCGCACAGCCCGGTGGCGAAGTTGGCGGTTTCCTTTTTAGCGGCGCTGGCTGTTGCGACCGCAGGGCTGTATGCCGGGCAATGGGTGCCGGCCGGGATGTACTTGCCGCTCTATGGCTTGGAACTCATTTTGCTTTTGGTGATGATCTTCGCCCGCAGCAAAAAAGCGGTCGGCTATCCGCTCATGTTTGCGTTTATGTTTGTCTCGGGGGCGACGCTCTATCCGCTCATCGGCTATTACTTGTCCGTCATCGGTGCAGCGGCGGTGTTCAAAGCGTTTGCGCTGGCCGTCGTCTCGTTTTCCGGCGTTGCCATTTACGCGGCGAGAACGAAAGAAGATTTTTCGTTCCTCGGCGGGTTTTTGATGCTTGGCGCGTTTGCGCTTCTTGGCTTGCTGATCATCCAATGGTTCATTCCATTTTCCAGCGTCGGGCAAATGGGCATCGCTGCTTTGGGGATTTTGATTTTCCTTGGCTTTACGATTTACGACATCAACCGTTTGGCCCGCTACGGCTTTACGGAAGCGGATATCCCGATGATTGTCGTCAATATTTACCTTGATTTCATCAATTTGTTTGTCTACATTTTGCGTTTTTTCGCCAGCGATGAGGATTGA
- a CDS encoding TIM barrel protein has product MFRRFSRKRRFLPGFAKAKQHRFSHVECQFPYAAAPEAVAAELEEYGLSLVTINLPAGDWEKGERGLAILPGRHDDFRRALEEGVRYALALGAPRLHCMAGVVPADLPRERAKEIYMRRLDGAAAALGVHGLTLTIEPINPFDMPGYFLTDIDEAVAIIRALGRANVKVQYDIYHMARLGRDVTATFAAYEPLIDHVQFADAPGRHEPGTGALPYREIFAFLQEHAFRAADGTAGLYACDRV; this is encoded by the coding sequence ATGTTTCGACGATTTTCACGGAAGCGCCGTTTCTTGCCCGGTTTTGCCAAGGCGAAGCAGCACAGGTTTTCGCACGTTGAGTGCCAGTTTCCGTACGCTGCGGCGCCTGAGGCGGTTGCCGCTGAACTGGAGGAATACGGGCTGTCGCTCGTTACGATCAACTTGCCGGCCGGCGATTGGGAAAAGGGGGAGCGCGGACTGGCGATTCTTCCCGGCCGTCATGACGATTTCCGCCGTGCGCTTGAGGAAGGGGTGCGCTATGCGCTCGCGCTTGGCGCGCCGCGTCTTCATTGCATGGCTGGAGTGGTTCCGGCCGATTTGCCGCGGGAACGGGCGAAAGAAATATACATGCGCCGCTTGGATGGGGCGGCCGCTGCGCTCGGCGTCCACGGTTTGACGCTGACGATTGAACCGATCAATCCGTTCGATATGCCGGGCTACTTTTTAACGGATATTGATGAAGCCGTGGCCATCATTCGCGCTCTTGGCAGGGCAAATGTGAAAGTGCAATACGACATCTACCATATGGCGCGGCTTGGGCGCGATGTGACAGCGACGTTTGCGGCCTATGAACCATTGATTGACCATGTGCAATTTGCCGATGCCCCCGGGCGGCATGAGCCGGGGACGGGAGCGCTTCCGTATCGCGAGATTTTCGCATTTTTGCAAGAGCACGCTTTCCGAGCGGCTGACGGGACGGCCGGTTTATACGCTTGTGATCGGGTGTGA